The DNA window CTACCTCGGCGCTTTCGCGCGCCTGGCCAGCCAGGGTGCGGACGGCCCGGCCGCTTTCGACCTCACGCTGATCGCATACGAGGGCGAGGAGGTCGCCCAGGAGTACAACGGACTGTTCCACCTCGAGCGCGACCACCCGGAGCTGCTCGCCGGCGATATCGCGCTGCTTGGGGAACCCTCCGGCGGCATCATCGAGGCGGGCTGCCAGGGCACCATCCGCGTGTTTGTCGACGCGCACGGCACGCGCGCGCACTCCGCGCGCTCCTGGCTGGGGCACAACGCCGCCCACGACCTGGCTGGGGTGCTTTCCCGCGTCGCCGCGTACACGCCGCGGGCCGTGACGATCGCGGGCTGCGAGTACCGGGAGGGTCTCAACGTGGTGGGGCTGGAAGGTTTCGTGGCTACCAACACCATCCCGGATGAGGCGCGGCTGGTGATCAACTTCCGCTACGCCCCGGACCGCTCCATGGAAGAGGCCAAGGCGCACTTGGAGGAAACGCTCGCGCTGGAGGAGGGGCTTACGCTGACCTACGACGACGTCGCGCCGGGCGCGCTGCCGGGGCTGGATGACCCGGTGGCGGCCAACCTGGTCAAGGCTGTCGGCGGGAACTTCCGCGCAAAGTTCGGATGGACGGATGTGTCCAGGTTCTCTAACCTGGGTGTTCCGGCCGTGAACTTCGGCCCAGGCGACCCCGGGTACGCGCACAAGAAGGACGAGCAGTGCCCGGTAGGCCAGATCCGCGAGGTAGCCGAGCAGCTGATGGACTACCTCGCTGTCGCCGACTAAGCGTTCCCGTATCCGCAGTACCGAACAAGAAAACACCACTTTTACAACCTTTAAAGACATGGCACCGTTGAATTTCCCCCGTCCCGACCGCGACCGTAAGCTGCGCGGACCAATGATGTTTCGCAGCGACGAAAAGCAGCAGGCCTCCACCCACGACCGGCGACTGCTCGAGTCGCTGGGCTCCACCGACCACGACTGGAAGCACGCCGACCCGTGGCGGGTCATGCGCATCCAGTCCGAGTTCGTCGCAGGTTTTGACGCGCTCAGCGAGCTTCCGAAGGCCGTGACCGTCTTCGGCTCCGCCCGTCTTGGCGAGGGCACCCCGGAGTACCAGCAGTCCTACGACGTGGGCAAGGCGCTGGTGGAGGCCGGTTACGCCGTGATCACCGGCGGCGGTCCCGGCCTGATGGAGGGGCCCAACCGCGGTGCCCACAACGCTGACGGGATCTCGGTGGGCCTGGGCATCGAGCTGCCCTTCGAGCAGGGGCTCAACGACTGGGTCGATCTGGGTCTGAACTTCCGCTATTTCTTTGCCCGCAAGACGATGTTTTTGAAGTACTCGCAGGCCTTTATTGCGCTGCCGGGCGGTTTCGGCACGATGGACGAGGTCTTCGAGGTGCTGTGCATGGTGCAGACCAAGAAGGTGACCAACTTCCCGATCGTGCTCATCGGCACCGAGTTCTGGTCCGGCCTGGTGGACTGGATCGTGGATCAGCAGCTGGGGCGCGGGCTTATTTCGCCTGGCGACGAGAAGCTGTTCCTAGTCACGGACTCGGTGGAGGAGGCGGTGGCGCATATCGTCGAAAAGCACAAAGTTATGACGGACGAGCGCCTCGGCACGCAGCAGGACCTCCATGGCGAAAAATAACGCCGCTGGCCTCGCGCAGGTCATGGCGATTGTCAACCGCACGCCCGACTCCTTCTACGACAAGGGCGCGACCTTTGCCATTGAGAAGGCCGCCGAGCGCGCCGACGCTGTGATCGCCGCCGGCGCGAGCATTGTCGACGTCGGCGGGGTCAAGGCCGGCCCAGGCGACGACGTCGACGCGCGCGAGGAGAGCGACCGCGTTGTCCCGCTCATCGCCGAGGTCCGCGCTCGGCACCCGGAAGTATCGATCAGTGTGGACACCTGGCGCGCGGGCGTGGCCGAGGCCGCCAT is part of the Corynebacterium imitans genome and encodes:
- the dapE gene encoding succinyl-diaminopimelate desuccinylase; this encodes MNGVTTLNLFADPVDLTAALIDIESPSHHEGEIADAVEAALKELEGVEVQRFGHTVVARTHFGREQRVVLAGHIDTVPLADNTPHHFEGDTLFGCGAVDMKSGMACYLGAFARLASQGADGPAAFDLTLIAYEGEEVAQEYNGLFHLERDHPELLAGDIALLGEPSGGIIEAGCQGTIRVFVDAHGTRAHSARSWLGHNAAHDLAGVLSRVAAYTPRAVTIAGCEYREGLNVVGLEGFVATNTIPDEARLVINFRYAPDRSMEEAKAHLEETLALEEGLTLTYDDVAPGALPGLDDPVAANLVKAVGGNFRAKFGWTDVSRFSNLGVPAVNFGPGDPGYAHKKDEQCPVGQIREVAEQLMDYLAVAD
- a CDS encoding TIGR00730 family Rossman fold protein, with protein sequence MAPLNFPRPDRDRKLRGPMMFRSDEKQQASTHDRRLLESLGSTDHDWKHADPWRVMRIQSEFVAGFDALSELPKAVTVFGSARLGEGTPEYQQSYDVGKALVEAGYAVITGGGPGLMEGPNRGAHNADGISVGLGIELPFEQGLNDWVDLGLNFRYFFARKTMFLKYSQAFIALPGGFGTMDEVFEVLCMVQTKKVTNFPIVLIGTEFWSGLVDWIVDQQLGRGLISPGDEKLFLVTDSVEEAVAHIVEKHKVMTDERLGTQQDLHGEK